A portion of the Parasedimentitalea marina genome contains these proteins:
- a CDS encoding carboxyl transferase domain-containing protein: MKLKSKTLPSSEGFKANRAAHLDALAQISEAAEAARMGGGERSRARHEGRGKMLPRRRVANLLDPGSPFLEIGATAAHDMYGNAAPGAGLIAGIGRVQGQDVMVVCNDATVKGGTYFPMTVKKHLRAQEIAEENHLPCIYLVDSGGANLPQQDEVFPDRDHFGRIFYNQARMSGKGIAQIAVVMGSCTAGGAYVPAMSDVTIIVREQGTIFLAGPPLLKAATGEIVSAEDLGGGDVHTRLSGVADYLAEDDAHALALARRAVLSLNLRKPLTVNWQSPEEPAYDPDEILGVVPGDLRTPYDIREVIARLVDGSRFDEFKPRFGETLVTGFAHLKGCPIGIVANNGVLFSEAAQKGAHFVELCSQRKIPLVFLQNITGFMVGRKYENEGIARHGAKMVTAVASTNVPKITMLVGGSFGAGNYGMAGRAYQPRFLWTWPNSRISVMGGEQAAGVLATVKRDGIERNGGSWSAEEEAAFKQPTIDMFEEQGHPLYASARLWDDGIIDPRKSRDVLSLSLSAALNAPIEDTRFGVFRM, translated from the coding sequence CAAAACGCTGCCTTCATCCGAAGGCTTCAAAGCAAACCGCGCCGCGCATCTCGACGCGTTGGCACAGATCTCTGAAGCTGCGGAGGCGGCCCGTATGGGCGGTGGCGAACGCTCGCGCGCCCGTCACGAAGGACGGGGTAAGATGCTGCCGCGCCGCCGGGTGGCCAATCTGCTTGATCCTGGCTCGCCGTTTCTGGAGATCGGCGCCACTGCGGCGCATGACATGTACGGCAATGCCGCCCCCGGTGCGGGTTTGATCGCAGGCATTGGCCGGGTGCAGGGGCAGGATGTCATGGTGGTCTGCAATGATGCCACGGTAAAGGGCGGCACCTATTTCCCGATGACGGTGAAAAAGCATCTGCGCGCGCAGGAAATCGCCGAGGAAAACCATCTGCCCTGCATCTATCTGGTCGACAGTGGCGGTGCCAACTTGCCGCAACAGGACGAGGTGTTCCCGGACCGCGATCACTTTGGCCGGATTTTCTACAATCAGGCGAGGATGTCGGGTAAGGGCATTGCGCAAATTGCCGTTGTCATGGGCAGCTGTACGGCGGGCGGCGCTTATGTGCCCGCAATGTCGGATGTCACGATTATCGTGCGTGAGCAGGGCACCATCTTCCTTGCCGGTCCACCACTGCTTAAAGCCGCCACCGGTGAGATTGTCAGCGCCGAGGATCTGGGCGGCGGCGACGTCCACACCCGGCTTTCTGGGGTGGCCGATTATCTGGCCGAGGACGATGCCCATGCGCTGGCGCTGGCACGGCGGGCGGTTCTGTCGCTGAACCTGCGCAAACCTTTGACGGTTAATTGGCAAAGTCCTGAAGAGCCCGCCTATGACCCGGACGAAATTCTTGGGGTGGTGCCAGGCGATCTGCGCACGCCCTATGATATCCGTGAGGTGATCGCCCGTTTGGTCGACGGCTCGCGCTTTGATGAGTTCAAACCGCGCTTTGGTGAAACCCTGGTCACCGGCTTTGCGCATCTAAAGGGCTGCCCGATTGGTATTGTGGCCAACAATGGCGTGCTGTTTTCCGAAGCCGCGCAAAAAGGCGCGCATTTTGTCGAGCTGTGCTCGCAGCGTAAAATTCCGCTGGTGTTCTTGCAAAACATCACTGGATTCATGGTCGGGCGCAAATACGAAAACGAGGGCATAGCGCGTCATGGCGCCAAGATGGTGACTGCGGTGGCCTCGACCAATGTACCCAAGATTACAATGCTGGTTGGCGGCTCCTTTGGGGCAGGCAACTACGGCATGGCGGGGCGTGCCTATCAGCCGCGGTTCCTGTGGACCTGGCCGAACTCTCGCATTTCCGTAATGGGTGGTGAACAGGCCGCAGGCGTGCTGGCCACCGTCAAGCGCGATGGCATCGAGCGCAATGGTGGCAGTTGGAGCGCCGAGGAAGAGGCTGCGTTCAAACAGCCCACTATTGATATGTTCGAAGAACAGGGTCATCCGCTCTATGCCTCGGCACGCCTGTGGGATGACGGTATCATCGATCCGCGCAAAAGCCGAGATGTGTTGTCCTTGTCCCTCAGCGCGGCGCTCAATGCGCCAATCGAGGACACACGTTTTGGCGTGTTCCGGATGTGA
- a CDS encoding acetyl/propionyl/methylcrotonyl-CoA carboxylase subunit alpha, with the protein MFDKILIANRGEIACRVMETARSMGVKTVAVYSEADRGAKHVALADEAYPIGHGPAPADSYLLGGEIISVALQCGAQAIHPGYGFLSENPGFVDDVDAAGLSFIGPSADAIRKMGLKDAAKVLMEEAGVPVVPGYHGTNQDSEHLFGAADGIGYPVLIKAVAGGGGKGMRLVERAVDFMAALESARSEAITAFGNPDVLVEKYIQQPRHIEIQVFGDGTQAVHLFERDCSLQRRHQKVIEEAPAPGMTSEMRAAMGQAGVRAAEAIGYKGAGTVEFIVDGSGGLRADGFWFMEMNTRLQVEHPVTEAITGVDLVEWQLRVAAGESLPVQQEDLSIEGHAFEARLYAEDVPKGFLPATGMLTHLQFPDGCRADSGVRAGDTISPWYDPMISKVIAHGPTRAVALARLGRALERTEVAGTVTNLSFLGGLAGHAGFARGEVDTGLIARDLDVLAAAPVVEPFHKVAAAMSALDLISAAPDIGFTLWAPLHRSVSLSWQGEGFDVDVDVAGVDRQIWQVDGEEIVATRRGTRWVIGNRLLPDVVQFGGVITVFDGYGLTFEVPDPLDRDAQAGGDTNVIEAPMPGLVKVVLATAGQLVKEGDRLAVLEAMKMEHALLAARDGVVAEVLAAAGDQVEAGAALVRLQEDTE; encoded by the coding sequence ATGTTTGACAAAATCCTGATTGCCAACCGGGGCGAAATCGCGTGCCGTGTTATGGAAACTGCCCGCTCTATGGGGGTGAAAACCGTGGCAGTCTATTCCGAGGCTGATCGTGGTGCAAAACACGTGGCCCTGGCCGACGAGGCCTATCCGATCGGCCATGGCCCGGCTCCCGCAGACAGCTATCTTTTGGGTGGTGAGATCATTTCCGTTGCCTTGCAGTGCGGTGCTCAGGCGATTCATCCCGGTTATGGTTTCCTGTCGGAAAATCCAGGTTTTGTTGATGATGTTGACGCCGCGGGCCTTTCTTTTATCGGACCCTCTGCTGACGCGATCCGCAAAATGGGCCTGAAGGACGCAGCCAAAGTGCTGATGGAAGAGGCCGGAGTGCCGGTTGTGCCGGGATACCACGGCACAAATCAAGACAGTGAACACCTATTTGGCGCCGCAGATGGTATTGGCTATCCGGTGCTGATCAAGGCCGTTGCGGGCGGTGGCGGCAAGGGCATGCGTTTGGTCGAACGGGCGGTGGATTTCATGGCGGCACTGGAAAGTGCCCGCAGCGAAGCCATTACAGCCTTTGGCAATCCTGATGTCCTGGTTGAAAAATATATCCAGCAGCCGCGTCACATTGAGATCCAGGTGTTTGGCGATGGCACCCAGGCCGTGCATTTGTTTGAGCGCGACTGCAGTCTACAACGCCGCCATCAGAAAGTGATCGAAGAAGCACCTGCACCGGGTATGACATCTGAAATGCGCGCAGCAATGGGACAGGCCGGGGTCAGGGCGGCCGAAGCGATAGGGTACAAGGGCGCAGGCACGGTCGAATTTATTGTTGATGGGTCAGGCGGCCTGCGCGCTGATGGGTTTTGGTTCATGGAAATGAACACTCGCTTGCAAGTGGAGCACCCCGTCACCGAGGCGATCACAGGTGTGGATCTAGTGGAATGGCAGTTGCGTGTCGCCGCAGGAGAAAGCCTGCCAGTGCAGCAAGAGGATCTGAGTATCGAGGGTCATGCATTTGAAGCGCGCCTCTATGCTGAAGATGTGCCCAAGGGGTTTCTGCCCGCGACAGGGATGTTGACCCATTTGCAGTTTCCTGACGGTTGTCGTGCAGACAGTGGCGTGCGGGCAGGGGACACCATTAGCCCCTGGTATGATCCGATGATCTCGAAGGTGATTGCCCATGGGCCGACCCGAGCCGTGGCACTGGCGCGGCTGGGGCGGGCGCTGGAGAGGACCGAGGTGGCCGGGACGGTGACCAACCTGAGCTTTCTTGGCGGCCTGGCCGGACACGCAGGTTTTGCGCGTGGCGAGGTCGATACTGGGTTGATAGCACGCGACTTAGATGTTTTGGCAGCAGCCCCTGTTGTGGAGCCTTTTCACAAGGTGGCAGCAGCGATGTCAGCGCTGGATCTGATCAGCGCCGCGCCGGATATCGGCTTTACGCTCTGGGCCCCGTTGCATCGGTCGGTCTCGCTGAGCTGGCAAGGCGAAGGTTTCGACGTTGATGTTGACGTTGCGGGCGTTGATCGACAGATCTGGCAGGTTGATGGTGAAGAGATCGTGGCGACACGTCGTGGCACGAGGTGGGTCATTGGCAACCGTCTGTTGCCAGACGTGGTCCAGTTTGGCGGGGTCATAACCGTTTTTGACGGCTATGGGCTGACTTTTGAGGTGCCCGATCCGCTGGATCGCGATGCTCAGGCCGGCGGCGACACCAATGTGATCGAGGCGCCGATGCCGGGGCTGGTGAAAGTGGTCCTGGCAACCGCTGGGCAGCTGGTCAAGGAAGGGGATCGTCTGGCGGTTCTGGAGGCTATGAAGATGGAACATGCCTTGTTGGCGGCGCGTGATGGTGTTGTGGCTGAAGTTCTGGCCGCTGCCGGGGATCAGGTCGAAGCCGGTGCGGCCCTGGTCCGGCTGCAG